GAGTTGCTAGTGCTTGGTCTACGCTGTTACTGACGACCGGAAACAGACACAAAGTCCACCCAATTGCCGCGGTAGAGATTGAGCTCTCTCTCTGGGACACCCACACCCTGAACGACGGCGTGGCCGAGACCTGTGCGGAACTGGGGATTCCCCTCGTCGCATACTCACCTCTGGGTCGCGGAGTGCTGGCCGGTGCTTTCACTAGCGTATCTGAGATCCCCGAGGGCGACTTCCGAAAGTCACTGCCCAAGTACCAGGAGGACGCAATGAAGCACAACATCAAGCTTGTCAACGAGGTCAAGGACCTGGCCTCTCGCAAGGGCGTCGCACCCGCCCAGATCGCTTTGGCCTGGATACTGACCCTGAGCGGCAAGCCAGGTATGCCTACCATCATTCCGATCCCTGGGGGTACAACGAGCGACAAGGTTACGCAGAATTTGCACGGTGTTCCCCGTCTATCGGACACCGAAATGGGTGAGCTTGACCGGATCCTCAAAAAGAATGAAGTGCGTGGTGCTCGGTACTAGGCAATTGTTCATTGTTGCGGGGAGATTTGTATTGATTATGTACATGTAAGATACTGAGAACAGACAGATTATAATCCTATAGATCTGATCTGGTCAGCACATTGCCATGAAACATATGACAGAATACAAGTAAAGTCAAGGAACAAGTCAGATCAAGTGTAGAATAGTCAACATGCAATCTCACAGAGGACTGGAGATTGTCCGCATTGCAGAATTCTTGATAAAATCATCATGCAACAAAGAGCTGGCTGAGCAGTAATACTTACACTAGATTCCAAGCTAAGCAGCTGATGTCATTTGAATGGCAGGAGGCCTATTGATGATACCCTGTCCAGCGACTGATTGTTGTTGAAGCTTGAGTAAGAGGGAAGAGGGGAGATTTGTTATTGTGCGGGTTTTTCTTTGGTTGGAATAGCCTCATCACGTGTTGCTCGCTGCAAGTATACTCGAATCAAACATCAGCAACCCTCCGCAAATGTCGCCATTGAAGCGTTATCGGCAGCAGCTTTTTATCCACTTCGACATCTATCCTCAGCCTCTACATCACTGGCGTTGGCTTCAACGCCTATCCCAATGACCGAATCTCCCGGCTCCCCCCTTTCCTCAATTGCGTCCGACGAAATGTCGGATCGCGAAGACCTCAAGCATCCCTTCTCTCCATCAGCCTCAACCCTGCCTCCATCCAAGCGCCGTCGCACCGGTGTCGCGTCATGGGATCGCAATACTCCACTCTCAACCACATTTCAAGAAGATCTCCCACCGACCTCCCCCTCgacctcgatctcgtccGATACCTCCGGCGACATCCCCAATTCTCCCACCCTCCTGGCCCTCATAGGCGGCAGCCAGGATGACGACTACAGCGGCCAGGGCAATGACCAGGTTACCGTATGTCGGTGGGAGGGATGCAACGTAGGGGATCTCGGCAACATGGACGATCTGGTCCAACACATCCACAACGATCATGTCGGTAACCGACAGAAGAGATACTCCTGCGAGTGGTCCGACTGTCCTCGAAAGGGCCAAACACATGCGAGCGGCTACGCACTGCGCGCACATATGAGGAGCCATACGCGGGAGAAGCCATTCTACTGTGCGCTACCAGGTGAGCACCTGTCGTCCTCCCTCGTTCCTGCTTGCCAGAATCTCCATTTGTGCGACGCTAACACTTCCCTCCAGAATGCGACCGCAGTTTCACCCGTTCAGACGCCCTCGCCAAACACATGCGAACCGTCCACGAGACAGAAGCCCTCCGACCCTCTGACCCCGTACCGAAAGGCCACAATGTCCCAGCCTCTGCAGTGGGAACCCCTACCGGAACCCCCGTCAGTAAACTCCAGCGCATCAGACTGAAGCTATCGCAACCGAAGGACGAGACAGACCGGCTCAGCGAGATCGCCAACGATGACGCAGTCGTCGCCGAGgacctcgacgagctcgaaCTCCCTGAGTTCGGTCCTGAGATCGGGTTCGACGAGCACGAGCTCCAGCTCCGGCCTTACGATCTCTACCGGCTGCTTCGTCGGCAGATCCACTGGGCCGAGAAGGAAGGCcaggagctgaaggaggaatgGGAGAAGATTAgaccgaagaggaagcaggcgtggctggagaaggagagcatcttcgacgatgtcatcgacGCCGAACTCCGCCTGTTCAGCGCCATTGTGGCCACGGAGGGTCTCCCAACGGAATCAGGTAATGCCCCAAACGGTGTCCAGAAAGTGCAGCAAGGACATCTAGCGGTGgctgaagcagaagcgaGTCTGAGCCGCGACTCGATGTCCATTCCTCCATGATTTCTCATCCTGCATGActttatcttcttctccgcataCCTATCTACTTCCTGTCAACTGGACTGGTCTTTCATGGGTTAGGCTTTCGGCGTCATTGTGAATTTTTCTACCGTACTTGCGATTCAATGTGGCACATCGGACTTTTAGTGCATGGATGTTCTGCAGATTGAACAATAATGTCTTGTATTTTTATTTTGATAGGTCGGGAATATGGAAACCATTTTACCGTTCCACTACCTGCCTAGAATCAAGTCGTGCTACTTGTCTGTAGTCTTTCAAATGCCAGACCAACATCGATAGTCGTAACTCAGCCTACGGAGGCTACAAATGATATTTAAAGAGCATCCGCGATCACGCACAGGAGTGATGAGTGATGAGAATCATGTTCATTTTTGTTCTCCATGTCCctgcaagaaaaaaaagctcAGATTTAATAGGATATCTGACCACAATGTCAAGCCCAGATGATCGCTAAAGCCGCCACACCATAAGCATCGAAGATGACATGAAAGAAGGGTCTACAATGCAGCGAATGCATCTCCCAGAAACGACGAATGATCCCAAAACGAAATCAAACTCCAGGGAGTGACCCCTTAATAGATGATACACGAAGTGAAAATAACAAACGCGAAAGGACATCACCATAGGGCCCACGCCAGTTGGGGGGCCCGTATGGGCTTGGAGAAACAAGAAACGCAAAACAGGGCCCAACACTCCATAAGGGGGGTCCCTGTAAATGGTAAAACCGACAAGATGCAGAGATGACGAGGCCCCACGCCCCTAAGTCGGGGGGGACCAGGTCCATATGGAAACCATGAAAACATGCAAAATAGGTAGAAAGCTTTACATAAATAAACCAAACATATCATGAGAAGCCCGCTCGAAACCACCTTTGTCAATTGACCAAACGCCAATGTGATGCCGTTTCACGTATGCATAGATGTAGCTCAAGAAGAGGCTTGATGAAAGGAGTaaaaagaggaagattgAGAAACAATCTCATAGACAAGGCATCGATGATTTCCTTGTCAGACGCGCAGATGAAAGCTGAGTCTAATCTCTAGCAGAGTATGGTGTTGACGCAGACCCGTCCCTGTTGGCGGCTGCATTGTTCGCAGCAACGATTTTCTGATACATCGTCTGAAGTTGACGACCTCCGGCTTCTTTATTCGGCCAATAGTTGATAGCAACGTACTCCCTATCAAAATGGTTAGCGAATGTCGTACCAGCCGGTTCTGAACTGAACTCACCACAAGCGAATCTCAAGGGACGGCATGTAATTCTCCCCTTTGAGAGTCTTCCGAATGAATCCGCCGATGTAGCCAAGTAGGTTGCGCAACTCAGAGGCGCGGCGTGCTTTGCTTGTCATGCTGTCCCTAGTCAAACCAGAGACTCGCTCCAGAGACGAAAGAATAGGTTTGAACAAGAGGCGAAGCATCTCGTCGGAATTGCCGTTATCGCTAGATTTACGCTCACTCGATTTACGACGACGGATATCCTCGCTCGAGGCGTCAGACAATTTGCGACGACGGTCATTCTCCTGGACGGACTTTGGGCGAGAATCCCGACCTGGAGTGTGGTTCCGCTCCACACTGTCACGGGCACCATGGGTTTGAGAACGGTGCCTTGAACGGTCGGCCTCACGGTGACCCTTGCGTGGGATAGACGGCGCAGGCGAGGCCGAGACGCTGGCACTCACGTTGGTCCGAGCGGTGCTCCGATGATTGCGATGATGGTTCTCGACAGCCCTCCTGGCAGAGGCATTGGTGCCGTTGGTCA
The DNA window shown above is from Aspergillus fumigatus Af293 chromosome 1, whole genome shotgun sequence and carries:
- a CDS encoding C2H2-type zinc finger protein, translating into MTESPGSPLSSIASDEMSDREDLKHPFSPSASTLPPSKRRRTGVASWDRNTPLSTTFQEDLPPTSPSTSISSDTSGDIPNSPTLLALIGGSQDDDYSGQGNDQVTVCRWEGCNVGDLGNMDDLVQHIHNDHVGNRQKRYSCEWSDCPRKGQTHASGYALRAHMRSHTREKPFYCALPECDRSFTRSDALAKHMRTVHETEALRPSDPVPKGHNVPASAVGTPTGTPVSKLQRIRLKLSQPKDETDRLSEIANDDAVVAEDLDELELPEFGPEIGFDEHELQLRPYDLYRLLRRQIHWAEKEGQELKEEWEKIRPKRKQAWLEKESIFDDVIDAELRLFSAIVATEGLPTESGNAPNGVQKVQQGHLAVAEAEASLSRDSMSIPP